The Actinoplanes sp. N902-109 genomic interval GTAGGCCATGGCGGGGGTGACGACCAGAGCGCCGAACCCGTCGGCGGCGGTGATGCGTACCGCTCCGGTCAACACCTCGGGATCGGACACACCTACCGCTCGGACCGCTGATCCGACCGCCCGCTCGACCGCCCGCGCCTGCTCGATGACCGACCGGCCGGCCTCGGTGAGTTCCCAGCCTTCGTCGATGCGCTGCAGCAGCCGAGTGCCCAACGCCTGTTCCAGAGCGCGAAGTCGGCGGGAGACCGTCGAATGATCGACCCCGAGCGCCCGGGCCGCCTGAGTCAGCCGCCCGGTGCTGACGACGGCGGCCAGGTACCGCAGGTCGTCCGCCTTCACCGACATCGCATCGGCCATTGCCGTTCACCTCTCCGTAACCGGTGCAGATCTGCACACCCGGCGTGCAGGCCTGGGCCTTGGTGCACACGGGTTGTCGATCTAGCCTCGTCCGAGGAAGTGCTCCGATGGCCGTTCCACATCGCGGGGTGATCGCCCGTGATGGGCACCGGCGGCCGTGTTCTGTATTGCTCGGCGACTGTAACAGGCCGATGACCGGTCGCCCGCCATTCGGTCGCCTCCATTCGTTCAACGGGCGGTCAAGCGGCTGCGCCGAGCAGTTCCCGGCGTAGGCGACGCGGCCCGGATTTTCCCCTGAAAGAACCCGAAGGGACGTACGGCAATGACCGCACCAGCAAAGCTCAAGAAAGTACTCGTCACCGGTGCGGGAACCGGTTTCGGATACGAAGTCGCGATGCGTCTGGCCGAAAAGGGCTTCGATGTCGTGGCTGCCGTGGAGATCTACGGCCAGATCCAGACGCTCAAGCGGCAGGCCGGCAAGCGGGGCGTGACGCTGCAGGTGGAAAAGCTTGACGTCACCAACGAGGGTGACCGCCGCAAGGCGCTGGACTGGGGCGTCGAGGTGCTGGTCAACAACGCTGGGGTGGGGGAGGGCGGGTCGACGGTCGACATCCCGGCCGCCAACATCCGGCACCAGTTCGAGGTCAACGTCACCGGTCCGCTGCTGCTCACCCAGGGCATCGCCAAGCAGATGGCCAGGCGCGGCGCCGGTCGTATCGTCTGGGTGTCCTCCCGGGAGGGACTCAACGTCAACCCGTTCACCGGCCTGTACTCCGCTTCCAAGCATGCGATCGAAGCCATTGCCGAGAGCATGAAGGACGAGCTCCAGGAGTTCGGCGTCGAGGTCGCCACCATGAACCCGGGACCCTTCCTGACCGGGTTCAACGACCGGATCTTCCAGACCTGGGAGAGCTGGGATGACGATCCCGGGCAGCGGCTGTTCGACTACGCCAAGCTTGCCTTCCCGCGGGCGCAGTTCAACCCCGAGCCGGTGTACCGGACGCTCACCGCGCTGGCCGCCGGAGAAATCGACAGCTACCGGAACCTGGAACCGCAGTCGATGATCGACGAGACCAAGAAGTTGATCATGGCGCCGTGGGACAAGAAGACCACCGATGGGCTGGGCACCCGCAACGACGTTGTCCAGAACGCCTTCGACATGACGCCCGAGCAGCTGCGCGACGACCAGGACCCGATTCCCGCACCCTGACCGTGCCCCGTACCGGCGGCCACCGGCCCGGACCCGATCGCACCGGGTGGCCGCCGGTAGCGGCACATCCCCGCCTCCACCCACCTAGGCACGTCAGGAGTGTCATGACCCGGCCGCAACACGACGCCGCCCGCGAGGTCCTTCGCGATCCACTTCGCAATCGCGGCACCGCCTTCGACGACGACCAGCGCCGCAGGCTCGGCCTGCTCGGGCGGCTTCCGTCAGCGGTGGAAACCCTCGACGAGCAGGCCGCCCGGTGCTGGGAACAGCTCGGCCGGTGCCCCTCGCCGATGGAGAAGTTCATCTACCTCGACCTTCTGCACGACCGCAACGAGACGCTGTACTTCAAGGTGCTGGCTGACCACCTCACCGAGCTGCTGCCCATTGTCTACGACCCCACGGTCGGGCAGGCGATCAAGGGTTGGAGCCGCGACTATCGGGTCTCGCAGGCGGCGTACCTGTCCATCGATCGCATCGAGGACATCAAGGCCTCGCTCACGTCGTTCGGTCTCGGTCCCGACGACGTCGACTTGATCGTGTGCACCGACGCCGAGGAGATCCTGGGGATCGGCGACTGGGGTGTCAACGGCGTCGACATCGCGGTCGGCAAGCTGGCCGTGTACACGGCCGCCGCCGGCATCGATCCCAGCCGCGTCATTGCGGTCAGCCTCGACTGTGGCACGAACAATGCCGCCCTGCTCAACGAGCCTGCGTACCTCGGCAACCGGCACTCGCGTATCGGCGGTCGCCGGTACGACCGCTTCATCGCCGAGTATCTCGCCGCGGCAGCCGAACTCTTCCCGAAGGCGATCCTGCATTTCGAGGACTTCGGCCCGGAGAACGCCCGCCGGATCCTGGACAAGTACCGCGGCCAGTACCGCATTTTCAACGACGACATGCAGGGAACCGGAGCGATCGTCGTCGCGAGCGTGCTCTCGGCGATGAAAGTCACGCGGCAAGGCTTCACCGACCAGCGATTGGTGGTCTTCGGGGCCGGGACCGCAGGATCCGGGATGGCCGATCAGATCAGCGCGGGCATGATCCGCGCCGGAATGTCCGAACAGGAAGCGCGAAGCAGGGTCTGGCTGATCGACAAGCAGGGCCTCGTCCTGGATGACGCACCGGGCCTGCCCACCTATCAGCAACCATACGCCCGCCCCGCCCACGAGGTCGCCGGCTGGCACTGTCAGGACGGGAAGATCGGCCTGTTGACCGTTGTGCAGCAGGTCAAACCCACCATCCTCATTGGCACCTCCACCGTGCACGGCGCTTTCACCGAGGATGTCGTGCGCGCCCTCTGCGACGGGGTGGAGCGCCCTGTCCTGCTGCCGCTGTCCAATCCCACCGAACGCATCGAAGTCATGCCCGAGGACGCTGTCGAATGGTCACGAGGTAAGGCACTCGTCGCCGTCGGCATCCCCACCGACACCTTCGACTACGAGGGCACCACCTTCACGATCGGGCAGGCGAACAACGCTCTGCTCTATCCCGGGCTCGGCCTGGGGACGATCGTCTCCGGCGCCACCCACATCACCGACGGCATGCTTCTGGCTGCCGCCGAAGCGGTCGCCGGGCAGGTGGACCCCACCGGCCCCGGGTCCTCGCTGCTGCCACCGGTGCACGACCTGCGGGCCTCGTCGGCTGTCGTGGCGTACGGCGTCGTGCAGGCAGCGATCAGGGACGGCGTCGCCACGATCGAGCATGGCGACATCGCAACGCTGACCCAAGCCATCCAGGACGCCATGTGGCAGCCGACCTACCCGGAAGAGAGGCCCTGACAATGCCGGCACGGCCCGACAAGGCGGATGCAGAGCTCAAGATCCGAGACGTCGCCATCGGCACCGGCGCGACCGGCAAGCGGACCGAGAGTGACTCCATGGGTGACATCGAGGTGCCCGCCACCCACTACTGGGGTGCGCAGACCCAGCGCTCACTCGTCCACTTCTCCATCGGTGACGACCGCATGCCCAAGGCCGTCTATCACGCCTACGGGTACGTGAAGAAGGCGGCAGCCCTGGTCAACCATGCTGCCGGCCGGCTCGATGACGCCCGCAAGGACGCCATCGTCCAGGCGGCCGACGAAGCCATCTCCGGACGACTGGACGCCCAGTTCCCGCTCTACGTGTGGCAGACCGGGTCCGGCACCCAGTCGAACATGAACATCAACGAGGTTCTTGCCAACCGGGCCAGCCAGCTGCTCGGCGGTGAGCTCGGCAGCAAGGCGCCGGTGCACCCGAACGACCACGTGAACCTCGGCCAGTCCTCCAACGACACCTTCCCGACCGCCATGCACGTCGCCGCTCTGCTCAAGATCCGCGGCGACACGCTGCAACAGGTCCGCGGTCTGGCCGACGCCGTCATGGCCAAGGCAGAGCAATGGGTCGACGTGGTCAAAACCGGTCGCACTCACCTGCAGGACGCGACCCCGGTCACCGTCGGCCAGGAGTGGTCCGGGTGGGCGGTCCAGATCCGGCAGGCAGCCAACCGGCTCGAACTGTCACTGGCCGGTCTCGCGGAACTCGCGGCCGGC includes:
- a CDS encoding SDR family oxidoreductase, producing the protein MTAPAKLKKVLVTGAGTGFGYEVAMRLAEKGFDVVAAVEIYGQIQTLKRQAGKRGVTLQVEKLDVTNEGDRRKALDWGVEVLVNNAGVGEGGSTVDIPAANIRHQFEVNVTGPLLLTQGIAKQMARRGAGRIVWVSSREGLNVNPFTGLYSASKHAIEAIAESMKDELQEFGVEVATMNPGPFLTGFNDRIFQTWESWDDDPGQRLFDYAKLAFPRAQFNPEPVYRTLTALAAGEIDSYRNLEPQSMIDETKKLIMAPWDKKTTDGLGTRNDVVQNAFDMTPEQLRDDQDPIPAP
- a CDS encoding NAD-dependent malic enzyme, which encodes MTRPQHDAAREVLRDPLRNRGTAFDDDQRRRLGLLGRLPSAVETLDEQAARCWEQLGRCPSPMEKFIYLDLLHDRNETLYFKVLADHLTELLPIVYDPTVGQAIKGWSRDYRVSQAAYLSIDRIEDIKASLTSFGLGPDDVDLIVCTDAEEILGIGDWGVNGVDIAVGKLAVYTAAAGIDPSRVIAVSLDCGTNNAALLNEPAYLGNRHSRIGGRRYDRFIAEYLAAAAELFPKAILHFEDFGPENARRILDKYRGQYRIFNDDMQGTGAIVVASVLSAMKVTRQGFTDQRLVVFGAGTAGSGMADQISAGMIRAGMSEQEARSRVWLIDKQGLVLDDAPGLPTYQQPYARPAHEVAGWHCQDGKIGLLTVVQQVKPTILIGTSTVHGAFTEDVVRALCDGVERPVLLPLSNPTERIEVMPEDAVEWSRGKALVAVGIPTDTFDYEGTTFTIGQANNALLYPGLGLGTIVSGATHITDGMLLAAAEAVAGQVDPTGPGSSLLPPVHDLRASSAVVAYGVVQAAIRDGVATIEHGDIATLTQAIQDAMWQPTYPEERP